The Phacochoerus africanus isolate WHEZ1 chromosome X, ROS_Pafr_v1, whole genome shotgun sequence genome has a segment encoding these proteins:
- the STARD8 gene encoding stAR-related lipid transfer protein 8 isoform X2: MPLLDVFWACFRKVKCFPLLQGRKNAEAEAKKACGWLRATGFPQYAQLFEEGSFPLDIGSVKKDHSFLDEDSLGALCRRLMTLNNCASMKLEVHFQCKHNEDSEEEDQCTISNHWAFQRESKRWSRVGSSNLLAPPSPGLPVTSSCESVLTELSATSLPAITVSLAPEPVDLSLLGRAPSPSDQPFLSPTRAQEGPKDKTKKHRSRSFLKHLESLRRKEKGGSQQAEPQDSSATPEKATKASSFRSRHGFLSAGFYRAKNWVATSASGSGTETQRAWEAWPVATFQHPQRVHRGDCLVHVPRDHKPGTFPRSLSIESLCPEDGHCLADWQPGRRWGYEGRRGSCGSTGSHASIYDNMPELYPAEPVLAGAEAEEEEGDGDSYTHLDDILQHVWGLQQRVELWSQAMYRALGPRDKEEEEEEEEEEEASSSVEIATSEVEGQTQAPAHEESLAVGQVDVQPGVLAQAQAQGPAEAELLAQAEAEGPGLAQDNEQEANSGGEPTSASSLSVEEGHSISDTVASSSELDSSGNSMNEAEATGSPAGLQASAPRERRDSGVGASLTRPCRKLRWHSFQNSHRPSLNSESLEINRQFASQIHLLHKGSLLRLTAFMEKYTVPHKQGWVWSMPKFMKRNKTPDYRGQHVFGVPPLIHVQRTGQPLPQSIQQAMRYLRSQCLDQVGIFRKSGVKSRIQNLRQMNETSPDNVCYEGQSAYDVADLLKQYFRDLPEPIFTSKLTTTFLQIYQLLPKDQWLAAAQAATLLLPDENREVLQTLLYFLSDIASAEENQMTAGNLAVCLAPSIFHLNVSKKDNHSPRIKSKRSLVGRPGPRDLSENMAATQGLSHMISDCKKLFQVPQDMVLQLCSSYSAAELSPPGPALAELRQARAAGVSLSLYMEESVQELLRDAAERFKGWMSVPGPQHTELACKKAPDGHPLRVWKASTEVAAPPAVVLHRVLRERALWDEDLLRAQVLEALMPGVELYHYVTDSMAPHPCRDFVVLRMWRSDLPRGGCLLVSQSLDPEQPVPESGVRALMLTSQYLMEPCGLGRSRLTHICRADLRGRSPDWYNKVFGHLCAMEVAKIRDSFPTLQAAGPETKL; encoded by the exons AAGCTGAGGCCAAAAAAGCGTGTGGGTGGCTCCGAGCGACAGGATTCCCCCAGTATGCTCAACTTTTTGAAG AAGGTTCGTTTCCCCTGGATATTGGCTCTGTGAAGAAAGACCACAGTTTTCTGGACGAGGACTCTTTGGGGGCCCTGTGCAG GAGGCTGATGACCTTGAACAATTGTGCCTCGATGAAACTGGAGGTTCATTTTCAATGCAAACAT AATGAAGACTCAGAGGAGGAAGATCAATGTACCATCAGCAACCACTGGGCCTTCCAGCGAGAGAGTAAGCGCTGGTCTCGTGTGGGCTCCTCCAACCTGCTGGCCCCACCAAGCCCTGGCCTGCCAGTGACCTCCAGCTGCGAGAGTGTCCTCACTGAGCTTAGCGCCACCTCCCTGCCAGCCATCACTGTGAGCCTAGCACCCGAGCCGGTGGACCTGTCCTTGCTAGGCCGTGCTCCAAGCCCAAGTGACCAGCCCTTCCTCAGCCCCACCAGGGCCCAGGAGGGTCCCAAGGACAAAACCAAGAAGCACCGTTCCCGTAGCTTCCTCAAACACCTTGAGTCTCTGAGGCGGAAGGAAAAGGGTGGCAGCCAGCAAGCAGAGCCCCAGGATAGCTCAGCCACCCCAGAGAAGGCCACCAAAGCCTCCTCTTTCCGAAGTCGCCATGGCTTCCTTTCGGCTGGATTCTATAGGGCCAAGAACTGGGTGGCCACCTCAGCCAGTGGCAGtggcactgagactcagagggCCTGGGAGGCCTGGCCTGTGGCCACGTTTCAGCATCCTCAGCGGGTACACCGGGGTGACTGCCTGGTTCATGTGCCCAGGGACCACAAACCAGGCACATTCCCTCGCTCCCTGTCCATTGAGAGTCTGTGTCCTGAGGATGGACACTGCCTGGCAGATTGGCAGCCAGGTAGGCGCTGGGGCTATGAAGGGCGCAGGGGCTCCTGTGGCTCCACAGGCAGCCATGCCAGCATCTATGACAACATGCCTGAGCTGTACCCAGCTGAGCCTGTACTGGCTGGGGCCGAGgctgaagaggaggagggggatggggacAGCTACACTCACCTGGATGACATCCTCCAGCATGTGTGGGGGCTGCAGCAACGGGTAGAGCTCTGGTCTCAGGCCATGTACCGAGCTCTGGGGCCCAGAgataaggaagaggaagaagaggaggaagaagaggaagaggccagTTCATCAGTAGAAATAGCTACCAGTGAAGTGGAAGGCCAGACCCAGGCTCCAGCCCATGAGGAGTCCCTAGCCGTGGGCCAGGTGGATGTCCAGCCAGGAGTTctggctcaggctcaggctcagggCCCAGCCGAGGCTGAGCTCCTGGCACAGGCAGAGGCCGAGGGCCCAGGCTTGGCCCAGGATAATGAGCAGGAGGCAAATTCAGGTGGGGAAcccacctctgcctccagcctGTCTGTGGAAGAAGGACACTCCATTTCTGACACTGTGGCCTCCTCCAGTGAGCTGGACagtagtgggaactccatgaatgagGCCGAGGCCACAGGGTCCCCGGCTGGACTCCAGGCATCAGCACCCCGTGAAAGACGAGATTCGGGCGTTGGGGCCTCACTGACCCGACCCTGCAG GAAGCTCCGTTGGCACAGCTTTCAGAACTCCCACCGGCCCAGCCTCAACTCTGAGTCACTAGAGATCAACCGGCAGTTTGCCAGCCAGATCCACCTCCTGCACAAGGGCTCACTGCTGCGGCTCACCGCCTTCATGGAGAAGTACACCGTCCCCCACAAACAGGGCTGGGTTTG GTCAATGCCCAAGTTTATGAAGAGAAACAAGACACCGGACTACCGAGGCCAGCACGTGTTTGGGGTGCCGCCCCTCATCCACGTGCAGCGCACAGGTCAGCCGCTGCCCCAGAGCATTCAGCAAGCCATGCGATACCTACGCAGCCAGTGCCTGGACCAG GTGGGCATCTTCCGCAAGTCTGGCGTGAAGTCCAGGATCCAGAACCTGCGCCAGATGAACGAGACCTCCCCAGACAATGTCTGCTATGAAGGCCAGTCAGCCTATGATGTGGCTGACCTGCTAAAGCAGTATTTCCGGGACCTGCCCGAGCCAATCTTCACCAGCAAGCTCACTACAACTTTCCTGCAGATCTACCAGC TCCTACCCAAGGATCAGTGGTTGGCAGCCGCACAAGCTGCCACCTTGCTGCTCCCTGATGAGAACCGAGAGGTGCTACAGACCCTGCTCTATTTCCTAAGCGACATTGCCTCTGCTGAGGAAAACCAGATGACAGCCGGTAACCTGGCAGTGTGCTTGGCACCCTCCATCTTCCACCTCAATGTCTCCAAGAAGGATAACCATTCACCCAG GATCAAGAGCAAACGCAGCCTAGTTGGCCGGCCAGGCCCTAGAGACTTGAGTGAGAACATGGCTGCCACCCAGGGCCTATCACACATGATCAGTGACTGCAAGAAACTTTTCCAG GTGCCCCAGGACATGGTGCTGCAACTGTGCAGCTCCTACAGTGCGGCTGAGCTCAGccctcctggcccagccctggctgAGCTGCGGCAGGCCCGAGCTGCTGGTGTGAGCCTAAGCCTCTACATGGAAGAGAGTGTCCAGGAGCTGCTACGTGATGCTGCTGAGCGCTTCAAAGGCTGGATGAGCGTGCCAGGACCCCAGCACACGGAGCTGGCTTGCAAGAAG GCACCAGATGGGCACCCTCTGCGTGTGTGGAAGGCATCTACAGAGGTGGCAGCCCCCCCGGCCGTGGTGCTACACCGTGTCCTGCGGGAGAGGGCCCTCTGGGATGAGGACCTGCTGCGGGCTCAGGTGCTGGAAGCCCTGATGCCGGGTGTGGAGCTGTACCACTACGTCACTGACAGCATGGCACCCCATCCCTGCCGCGACTTTGTGGTGCTCCG GATGTGGCGTTCTGACCTGCCCCGCGGGGGTTGCCTGCTCGTCTCTCAGTCCCTGGATCCTGAACAACCTGTGCCTGAGTCAGGGGTGCGGGCCCTGATGCTCACCTCCCAGTACCTCATGGAGCCTTGTGGCCTGGGCCGCTCCCGGCTCACCCACATCTGCCGTGCTGACCTCAG GGGCCGTTCTCCTGACTGGTACAACAAAGTCTTCGGTCACCTGTGTGCCATGGAGGTGGCAAAGATCCGAGACTCCTTCCCGACCCTGCAGGCAGCTGGTCCTGAGACAAAGTTGTGA
- the STARD8 gene encoding stAR-related lipid transfer protein 8 isoform X3, which produces MTLNNCASMKLEVHFQCKHNEDSEEEDQCTISNHWAFQRESKRWSRVGSSNLLAPPSPGLPVTSSCESVLTELSATSLPAITVSLAPEPVDLSLLGRAPSPSDQPFLSPTRAQEGPKDKTKKHRSRSFLKHLESLRRKEKGGSQQAEPQDSSATPEKATKASSFRSRHGFLSAGFYRAKNWVATSASGSGTETQRAWEAWPVATFQHPQRVHRGDCLVHVPRDHKPGTFPRSLSIESLCPEDGHCLADWQPGRRWGYEGRRGSCGSTGSHASIYDNMPELYPAEPVLAGAEAEEEEGDGDSYTHLDDILQHVWGLQQRVELWSQAMYRALGPRDKEEEEEEEEEEEASSSVEIATSEVEGQTQAPAHEESLAVGQVDVQPGVLAQAQAQGPAEAELLAQAEAEGPGLAQDNEQEANSGGEPTSASSLSVEEGHSISDTVASSSELDSSGNSMNEAEATGSPAGLQASAPRERRDSGVGASLTRPCRKLRWHSFQNSHRPSLNSESLEINRQFASQIHLLHKGSLLRLTAFMEKYTVPHKQGWVWSMPKFMKRNKTPDYRGQHVFGVPPLIHVQRTGQPLPQSIQQAMRYLRSQCLDQVGIFRKSGVKSRIQNLRQMNETSPDNVCYEGQSAYDVADLLKQYFRDLPEPIFTSKLTTTFLQIYQLLPKDQWLAAAQAATLLLPDENREVLQTLLYFLSDIASAEENQMTAGNLAVCLAPSIFHLNVSKKDNHSPRIKSKRSLVGRPGPRDLSENMAATQGLSHMISDCKKLFQLFPYKVSHLSHCSSQAFLLLIMNQTDPMGSMTLCRCVCAPSQVPQDMVLQLCSSYSAAELSPPGPALAELRQARAAGVSLSLYMEESVQELLRDAAERFKGWMSVPGPQHTELACKKAPDGHPLRVWKASTEVAAPPAVVLHRVLRERALWDEDLLRAQVLEALMPGVELYHYVTDSMAPHPCRDFVVLRMWRSDLPRGGCLLVSQSLDPEQPVPESGVRALMLTSQYLMEPCGLGRSRLTHICRADLRGRSPDWYNKVFGHLCAMEVAKIRDSFPTLQAAGPETKL; this is translated from the exons ATGACCTTGAACAATTGTGCCTCGATGAAACTGGAGGTTCATTTTCAATGCAAACAT AATGAAGACTCAGAGGAGGAAGATCAATGTACCATCAGCAACCACTGGGCCTTCCAGCGAGAGAGTAAGCGCTGGTCTCGTGTGGGCTCCTCCAACCTGCTGGCCCCACCAAGCCCTGGCCTGCCAGTGACCTCCAGCTGCGAGAGTGTCCTCACTGAGCTTAGCGCCACCTCCCTGCCAGCCATCACTGTGAGCCTAGCACCCGAGCCGGTGGACCTGTCCTTGCTAGGCCGTGCTCCAAGCCCAAGTGACCAGCCCTTCCTCAGCCCCACCAGGGCCCAGGAGGGTCCCAAGGACAAAACCAAGAAGCACCGTTCCCGTAGCTTCCTCAAACACCTTGAGTCTCTGAGGCGGAAGGAAAAGGGTGGCAGCCAGCAAGCAGAGCCCCAGGATAGCTCAGCCACCCCAGAGAAGGCCACCAAAGCCTCCTCTTTCCGAAGTCGCCATGGCTTCCTTTCGGCTGGATTCTATAGGGCCAAGAACTGGGTGGCCACCTCAGCCAGTGGCAGtggcactgagactcagagggCCTGGGAGGCCTGGCCTGTGGCCACGTTTCAGCATCCTCAGCGGGTACACCGGGGTGACTGCCTGGTTCATGTGCCCAGGGACCACAAACCAGGCACATTCCCTCGCTCCCTGTCCATTGAGAGTCTGTGTCCTGAGGATGGACACTGCCTGGCAGATTGGCAGCCAGGTAGGCGCTGGGGCTATGAAGGGCGCAGGGGCTCCTGTGGCTCCACAGGCAGCCATGCCAGCATCTATGACAACATGCCTGAGCTGTACCCAGCTGAGCCTGTACTGGCTGGGGCCGAGgctgaagaggaggagggggatggggacAGCTACACTCACCTGGATGACATCCTCCAGCATGTGTGGGGGCTGCAGCAACGGGTAGAGCTCTGGTCTCAGGCCATGTACCGAGCTCTGGGGCCCAGAgataaggaagaggaagaagaggaggaagaagaggaagaggccagTTCATCAGTAGAAATAGCTACCAGTGAAGTGGAAGGCCAGACCCAGGCTCCAGCCCATGAGGAGTCCCTAGCCGTGGGCCAGGTGGATGTCCAGCCAGGAGTTctggctcaggctcaggctcagggCCCAGCCGAGGCTGAGCTCCTGGCACAGGCAGAGGCCGAGGGCCCAGGCTTGGCCCAGGATAATGAGCAGGAGGCAAATTCAGGTGGGGAAcccacctctgcctccagcctGTCTGTGGAAGAAGGACACTCCATTTCTGACACTGTGGCCTCCTCCAGTGAGCTGGACagtagtgggaactccatgaatgagGCCGAGGCCACAGGGTCCCCGGCTGGACTCCAGGCATCAGCACCCCGTGAAAGACGAGATTCGGGCGTTGGGGCCTCACTGACCCGACCCTGCAG GAAGCTCCGTTGGCACAGCTTTCAGAACTCCCACCGGCCCAGCCTCAACTCTGAGTCACTAGAGATCAACCGGCAGTTTGCCAGCCAGATCCACCTCCTGCACAAGGGCTCACTGCTGCGGCTCACCGCCTTCATGGAGAAGTACACCGTCCCCCACAAACAGGGCTGGGTTTG GTCAATGCCCAAGTTTATGAAGAGAAACAAGACACCGGACTACCGAGGCCAGCACGTGTTTGGGGTGCCGCCCCTCATCCACGTGCAGCGCACAGGTCAGCCGCTGCCCCAGAGCATTCAGCAAGCCATGCGATACCTACGCAGCCAGTGCCTGGACCAG GTGGGCATCTTCCGCAAGTCTGGCGTGAAGTCCAGGATCCAGAACCTGCGCCAGATGAACGAGACCTCCCCAGACAATGTCTGCTATGAAGGCCAGTCAGCCTATGATGTGGCTGACCTGCTAAAGCAGTATTTCCGGGACCTGCCCGAGCCAATCTTCACCAGCAAGCTCACTACAACTTTCCTGCAGATCTACCAGC TCCTACCCAAGGATCAGTGGTTGGCAGCCGCACAAGCTGCCACCTTGCTGCTCCCTGATGAGAACCGAGAGGTGCTACAGACCCTGCTCTATTTCCTAAGCGACATTGCCTCTGCTGAGGAAAACCAGATGACAGCCGGTAACCTGGCAGTGTGCTTGGCACCCTCCATCTTCCACCTCAATGTCTCCAAGAAGGATAACCATTCACCCAG GATCAAGAGCAAACGCAGCCTAGTTGGCCGGCCAGGCCCTAGAGACTTGAGTGAGAACATGGCTGCCACCCAGGGCCTATCACACATGATCAGTGACTGCAAGAAACTTTTCCAG CTCTTCCCCTACAAGGTTTCTCATCTATCACACTGCAGTAGCCAAGCCTTTCTACTCCTTATAATGAACCAGACAGACCCCATGGGGTCCATGACCCTTTGCCGGTGTGTATGTGCGCCATCCCAGGTGCCCCAGGACATGGTGCTGCAACTGTGCAGCTCCTACAGTGCGGCTGAGCTCAGccctcctggcccagccctggctgAGCTGCGGCAGGCCCGAGCTGCTGGTGTGAGCCTAAGCCTCTACATGGAAGAGAGTGTCCAGGAGCTGCTACGTGATGCTGCTGAGCGCTTCAAAGGCTGGATGAGCGTGCCAGGACCCCAGCACACGGAGCTGGCTTGCAAGAAG GCACCAGATGGGCACCCTCTGCGTGTGTGGAAGGCATCTACAGAGGTGGCAGCCCCCCCGGCCGTGGTGCTACACCGTGTCCTGCGGGAGAGGGCCCTCTGGGATGAGGACCTGCTGCGGGCTCAGGTGCTGGAAGCCCTGATGCCGGGTGTGGAGCTGTACCACTACGTCACTGACAGCATGGCACCCCATCCCTGCCGCGACTTTGTGGTGCTCCG GATGTGGCGTTCTGACCTGCCCCGCGGGGGTTGCCTGCTCGTCTCTCAGTCCCTGGATCCTGAACAACCTGTGCCTGAGTCAGGGGTGCGGGCCCTGATGCTCACCTCCCAGTACCTCATGGAGCCTTGTGGCCTGGGCCGCTCCCGGCTCACCCACATCTGCCGTGCTGACCTCAG GGGCCGTTCTCCTGACTGGTACAACAAAGTCTTCGGTCACCTGTGTGCCATGGAGGTGGCAAAGATCCGAGACTCCTTCCCGACCCTGCAGGCAGCTGGTCCTGAGACAAAGTTGTGA
- the STARD8 gene encoding stAR-related lipid transfer protein 8 isoform X1: MPLLDVFWACFRKVKCFPLLQGRKNAEAEAKKACGWLRATGFPQYAQLFEEGSFPLDIGSVKKDHSFLDEDSLGALCRRLMTLNNCASMKLEVHFQCKHNEDSEEEDQCTISNHWAFQRESKRWSRVGSSNLLAPPSPGLPVTSSCESVLTELSATSLPAITVSLAPEPVDLSLLGRAPSPSDQPFLSPTRAQEGPKDKTKKHRSRSFLKHLESLRRKEKGGSQQAEPQDSSATPEKATKASSFRSRHGFLSAGFYRAKNWVATSASGSGTETQRAWEAWPVATFQHPQRVHRGDCLVHVPRDHKPGTFPRSLSIESLCPEDGHCLADWQPGRRWGYEGRRGSCGSTGSHASIYDNMPELYPAEPVLAGAEAEEEEGDGDSYTHLDDILQHVWGLQQRVELWSQAMYRALGPRDKEEEEEEEEEEEASSSVEIATSEVEGQTQAPAHEESLAVGQVDVQPGVLAQAQAQGPAEAELLAQAEAEGPGLAQDNEQEANSGGEPTSASSLSVEEGHSISDTVASSSELDSSGNSMNEAEATGSPAGLQASAPRERRDSGVGASLTRPCRKLRWHSFQNSHRPSLNSESLEINRQFASQIHLLHKGSLLRLTAFMEKYTVPHKQGWVWSMPKFMKRNKTPDYRGQHVFGVPPLIHVQRTGQPLPQSIQQAMRYLRSQCLDQVGIFRKSGVKSRIQNLRQMNETSPDNVCYEGQSAYDVADLLKQYFRDLPEPIFTSKLTTTFLQIYQLLPKDQWLAAAQAATLLLPDENREVLQTLLYFLSDIASAEENQMTAGNLAVCLAPSIFHLNVSKKDNHSPRIKSKRSLVGRPGPRDLSENMAATQGLSHMISDCKKLFQLFPYKVSHLSHCSSQAFLLLIMNQTDPMGSMTLCRCVCAPSQVPQDMVLQLCSSYSAAELSPPGPALAELRQARAAGVSLSLYMEESVQELLRDAAERFKGWMSVPGPQHTELACKKAPDGHPLRVWKASTEVAAPPAVVLHRVLRERALWDEDLLRAQVLEALMPGVELYHYVTDSMAPHPCRDFVVLRMWRSDLPRGGCLLVSQSLDPEQPVPESGVRALMLTSQYLMEPCGLGRSRLTHICRADLRGRSPDWYNKVFGHLCAMEVAKIRDSFPTLQAAGPETKL, translated from the exons AAGCTGAGGCCAAAAAAGCGTGTGGGTGGCTCCGAGCGACAGGATTCCCCCAGTATGCTCAACTTTTTGAAG AAGGTTCGTTTCCCCTGGATATTGGCTCTGTGAAGAAAGACCACAGTTTTCTGGACGAGGACTCTTTGGGGGCCCTGTGCAG GAGGCTGATGACCTTGAACAATTGTGCCTCGATGAAACTGGAGGTTCATTTTCAATGCAAACAT AATGAAGACTCAGAGGAGGAAGATCAATGTACCATCAGCAACCACTGGGCCTTCCAGCGAGAGAGTAAGCGCTGGTCTCGTGTGGGCTCCTCCAACCTGCTGGCCCCACCAAGCCCTGGCCTGCCAGTGACCTCCAGCTGCGAGAGTGTCCTCACTGAGCTTAGCGCCACCTCCCTGCCAGCCATCACTGTGAGCCTAGCACCCGAGCCGGTGGACCTGTCCTTGCTAGGCCGTGCTCCAAGCCCAAGTGACCAGCCCTTCCTCAGCCCCACCAGGGCCCAGGAGGGTCCCAAGGACAAAACCAAGAAGCACCGTTCCCGTAGCTTCCTCAAACACCTTGAGTCTCTGAGGCGGAAGGAAAAGGGTGGCAGCCAGCAAGCAGAGCCCCAGGATAGCTCAGCCACCCCAGAGAAGGCCACCAAAGCCTCCTCTTTCCGAAGTCGCCATGGCTTCCTTTCGGCTGGATTCTATAGGGCCAAGAACTGGGTGGCCACCTCAGCCAGTGGCAGtggcactgagactcagagggCCTGGGAGGCCTGGCCTGTGGCCACGTTTCAGCATCCTCAGCGGGTACACCGGGGTGACTGCCTGGTTCATGTGCCCAGGGACCACAAACCAGGCACATTCCCTCGCTCCCTGTCCATTGAGAGTCTGTGTCCTGAGGATGGACACTGCCTGGCAGATTGGCAGCCAGGTAGGCGCTGGGGCTATGAAGGGCGCAGGGGCTCCTGTGGCTCCACAGGCAGCCATGCCAGCATCTATGACAACATGCCTGAGCTGTACCCAGCTGAGCCTGTACTGGCTGGGGCCGAGgctgaagaggaggagggggatggggacAGCTACACTCACCTGGATGACATCCTCCAGCATGTGTGGGGGCTGCAGCAACGGGTAGAGCTCTGGTCTCAGGCCATGTACCGAGCTCTGGGGCCCAGAgataaggaagaggaagaagaggaggaagaagaggaagaggccagTTCATCAGTAGAAATAGCTACCAGTGAAGTGGAAGGCCAGACCCAGGCTCCAGCCCATGAGGAGTCCCTAGCCGTGGGCCAGGTGGATGTCCAGCCAGGAGTTctggctcaggctcaggctcagggCCCAGCCGAGGCTGAGCTCCTGGCACAGGCAGAGGCCGAGGGCCCAGGCTTGGCCCAGGATAATGAGCAGGAGGCAAATTCAGGTGGGGAAcccacctctgcctccagcctGTCTGTGGAAGAAGGACACTCCATTTCTGACACTGTGGCCTCCTCCAGTGAGCTGGACagtagtgggaactccatgaatgagGCCGAGGCCACAGGGTCCCCGGCTGGACTCCAGGCATCAGCACCCCGTGAAAGACGAGATTCGGGCGTTGGGGCCTCACTGACCCGACCCTGCAG GAAGCTCCGTTGGCACAGCTTTCAGAACTCCCACCGGCCCAGCCTCAACTCTGAGTCACTAGAGATCAACCGGCAGTTTGCCAGCCAGATCCACCTCCTGCACAAGGGCTCACTGCTGCGGCTCACCGCCTTCATGGAGAAGTACACCGTCCCCCACAAACAGGGCTGGGTTTG GTCAATGCCCAAGTTTATGAAGAGAAACAAGACACCGGACTACCGAGGCCAGCACGTGTTTGGGGTGCCGCCCCTCATCCACGTGCAGCGCACAGGTCAGCCGCTGCCCCAGAGCATTCAGCAAGCCATGCGATACCTACGCAGCCAGTGCCTGGACCAG GTGGGCATCTTCCGCAAGTCTGGCGTGAAGTCCAGGATCCAGAACCTGCGCCAGATGAACGAGACCTCCCCAGACAATGTCTGCTATGAAGGCCAGTCAGCCTATGATGTGGCTGACCTGCTAAAGCAGTATTTCCGGGACCTGCCCGAGCCAATCTTCACCAGCAAGCTCACTACAACTTTCCTGCAGATCTACCAGC TCCTACCCAAGGATCAGTGGTTGGCAGCCGCACAAGCTGCCACCTTGCTGCTCCCTGATGAGAACCGAGAGGTGCTACAGACCCTGCTCTATTTCCTAAGCGACATTGCCTCTGCTGAGGAAAACCAGATGACAGCCGGTAACCTGGCAGTGTGCTTGGCACCCTCCATCTTCCACCTCAATGTCTCCAAGAAGGATAACCATTCACCCAG GATCAAGAGCAAACGCAGCCTAGTTGGCCGGCCAGGCCCTAGAGACTTGAGTGAGAACATGGCTGCCACCCAGGGCCTATCACACATGATCAGTGACTGCAAGAAACTTTTCCAG CTCTTCCCCTACAAGGTTTCTCATCTATCACACTGCAGTAGCCAAGCCTTTCTACTCCTTATAATGAACCAGACAGACCCCATGGGGTCCATGACCCTTTGCCGGTGTGTATGTGCGCCATCCCAGGTGCCCCAGGACATGGTGCTGCAACTGTGCAGCTCCTACAGTGCGGCTGAGCTCAGccctcctggcccagccctggctgAGCTGCGGCAGGCCCGAGCTGCTGGTGTGAGCCTAAGCCTCTACATGGAAGAGAGTGTCCAGGAGCTGCTACGTGATGCTGCTGAGCGCTTCAAAGGCTGGATGAGCGTGCCAGGACCCCAGCACACGGAGCTGGCTTGCAAGAAG GCACCAGATGGGCACCCTCTGCGTGTGTGGAAGGCATCTACAGAGGTGGCAGCCCCCCCGGCCGTGGTGCTACACCGTGTCCTGCGGGAGAGGGCCCTCTGGGATGAGGACCTGCTGCGGGCTCAGGTGCTGGAAGCCCTGATGCCGGGTGTGGAGCTGTACCACTACGTCACTGACAGCATGGCACCCCATCCCTGCCGCGACTTTGTGGTGCTCCG GATGTGGCGTTCTGACCTGCCCCGCGGGGGTTGCCTGCTCGTCTCTCAGTCCCTGGATCCTGAACAACCTGTGCCTGAGTCAGGGGTGCGGGCCCTGATGCTCACCTCCCAGTACCTCATGGAGCCTTGTGGCCTGGGCCGCTCCCGGCTCACCCACATCTGCCGTGCTGACCTCAG GGGCCGTTCTCCTGACTGGTACAACAAAGTCTTCGGTCACCTGTGTGCCATGGAGGTGGCAAAGATCCGAGACTCCTTCCCGACCCTGCAGGCAGCTGGTCCTGAGACAAAGTTGTGA